The following proteins come from a genomic window of Anaerobutyricum hallii:
- a CDS encoding energy-coupling factor ABC transporter ATP-binding protein, with translation MQEKEPILKVEDLHYAYNGEKAALNGIDLNIYEGEKIAVLGSNGAGKSTFFLNINGVLKSHHGEIYYRGEKITKKNLNNLRKNVGIVFQDADNQIIASTVMAEVSFGPMNLKLPREEVISRVDKALEYMNISGFKDRPPHYLSGGEKKRVSIADIIAMESEVIIFDEPTAALDPLNAAMLEEVLQKMGDEGRTMLISTHDVDFAYRWAERVIVFCHGKIIADDTPLAVFKQEDILKQANLKHPMMFDVYDILKEKGIVPKGDVYPKNIAEFQAMVKGL, from the coding sequence ATGCAGGAAAAAGAACCAATATTAAAGGTAGAAGATTTACATTATGCATATAATGGCGAAAAAGCAGCGTTGAATGGAATTGACCTTAATATTTATGAAGGTGAAAAAATTGCGGTGCTTGGCTCTAACGGAGCCGGAAAGTCTACATTTTTTCTGAATATTAACGGAGTTTTGAAGTCTCATCATGGAGAAATATATTATCGTGGGGAGAAAATTACGAAAAAGAATCTGAATAATCTTAGAAAGAATGTAGGAATTGTTTTTCAGGATGCAGATAATCAGATTATTGCATCCACAGTAATGGCAGAAGTTTCTTTTGGACCGATGAATTTAAAGCTGCCAAGAGAAGAAGTGATTTCCAGAGTGGATAAAGCTCTTGAATATATGAATATCTCAGGATTTAAAGATCGTCCGCCACATTATTTAAGCGGTGGTGAGAAAAAGAGAGTCAGTATTGCAGATATTATTGCAATGGAGTCAGAAGTTATTATTTTTGATGAGCCTACAGCAGCACTTGATCCGCTGAATGCAGCAATGCTTGAAGAGGTTCTTCAAAAAATGGGTGATGAGGGCCGGACAATGCTCATATCTACACATGATGTAGATTTCGCTTATCGATGGGCAGAGAGAGTTATCGTATTCTGCCATGGAAAGATCATTGCGGATGATACACCACTTGCTGTATTTAAGCAGGAGGATATCTTAAAGCAGGCGAACCTGAAGCATCCGATGATGTTTGATGTCTATGACATTTTAAAAGAGAAAGGTATCGTTCCAAAAGGGGACGTTTATCCTAAAAATATTGCCGAATTTCAGGCAATGGTAAAAGGTTTATAA
- the cbiQ gene encoding cobalt ECF transporter T component CbiQ translates to MKEKKRKFRHEHGGSFSVDYYAYASRMRSWNAGFKVLFSIISLLLCIACNNLFVSLAVIFFMGFLTVAVGGLKLHHYISMLLVPIVFLIFGTIAIAIGFSMHPVGQYHVHFLNLFYIYCSKASLLKAGNLVFKALGAVSALYMMTLTTPLSEIIAVLRKAHVPKLIIELMNMIYRYIFIMIDTHSRMKNSAESRLGYCDFKTSCYSFGQVASNLLVVSLKRGNNYYNALEARCYNGDLQFLEEEKQVKAGQVVMAVIFIIILLLIWFFTK, encoded by the coding sequence ATGAAAGAGAAGAAAAGAAAGTTCAGGCATGAGCATGGAGGAAGCTTTTCAGTAGATTATTATGCATATGCTTCTCGAATGAGAAGTTGGAATGCAGGTTTTAAAGTACTGTTTTCGATTATTAGTTTACTTTTATGTATTGCGTGTAATAATCTGTTTGTTTCATTGGCAGTTATTTTTTTTATGGGATTTTTGACAGTGGCTGTTGGCGGTTTGAAGCTGCATCATTATATTTCGATGCTCCTTGTTCCAATCGTATTTTTGATTTTTGGAACAATTGCCATAGCGATTGGGTTTTCAATGCATCCAGTAGGACAGTATCATGTTCATTTTTTGAATTTGTTTTACATTTATTGCTCAAAGGCAAGTTTGCTTAAAGCAGGGAATCTTGTGTTTAAGGCATTAGGCGCTGTCAGTGCACTTTATATGATGACATTGACGACACCGTTAAGCGAAATTATTGCTGTTTTGAGGAAGGCCCATGTTCCAAAGCTGATTATAGAGCTTATGAATATGATTTACCGATATATTTTCATTATGATCGATACGCACAGCCGTATGAAGAATTCAGCGGAATCCCGACTTGGTTATTGTGATTTTAAAACGTCTTGTTATTCCTTTGGACAGGTTGCCAGCAACCTGCTGGTTGTTTCACTGAAAAGAGGAAATAATTATTACAATGCCTTGGAAGCACGTTGTTATAACGGGGATTTACAGTTCCTTGAAGAGGAAAAGCAGGTAAAAGCAGGCCAGGTTGTAATGGCAGTTATTTTTATCATTATTTTATTGCTTATATGGTTTTTTACAAAGTAA
- a CDS encoding sn-glycerol-1-phosphate dehydrogenase, with amino-acid sequence MDEILNLSINEMPQTEFDCSCGKHHNFSVHDMSIRKGAIEDLPKMAEPFKDGKILVVFDNHTYEVAGKRAVELLKENGFNVKELLFDTGDDILIPDEKTLGRIVQEQDLDTSLMVAVGSGVINDSVKFVTSRSGLPYIIVATAPSMDGYVADGAPIFSQGYKYSPVAHLTYGLVGDTDILKTAPQDLIQAGYGDVVGKITAIADWDLSVKANNDYRCDTCVTLVNRALDKCFAKAEGLKERDPESLGALLEALTLTGVAMALVNISRPASGAEHMLSHFWEMDYIARGLNPNHHGIQVGVATPIIARFFEELADILPEGTGALCPPHEEIEALLAKGGAPTSPKDIGISKELFHNSLLKGYTVRPRYSIMQFAKDNGRLEEIADKITEEIYG; translated from the coding sequence ATGGATGAAATTCTAAACCTGTCAATTAATGAGATGCCACAAACTGAGTTTGATTGTTCTTGTGGAAAGCACCACAATTTTAGCGTACACGATATGTCTATCCGTAAAGGAGCAATCGAAGATTTACCAAAGATGGCAGAACCATTTAAAGATGGTAAGATTCTTGTAGTATTTGATAATCATACTTACGAAGTAGCAGGTAAAAGAGCTGTAGAACTTCTAAAAGAGAATGGATTTAATGTAAAAGAACTGTTATTTGATACAGGCGATGATATCTTGATTCCAGATGAGAAGACCTTAGGAAGAATTGTACAGGAACAGGATTTAGATACAAGCCTTATGGTAGCAGTTGGATCTGGTGTTATTAATGACTCCGTTAAGTTCGTAACTTCACGTTCCGGACTGCCATATATCATTGTTGCGACAGCACCATCTATGGATGGATATGTAGCAGATGGAGCCCCGATTTTCTCACAGGGATATAAGTATTCTCCGGTAGCTCATCTTACATACGGACTCGTTGGAGATACCGATATTTTAAAGACTGCTCCTCAGGATCTGATTCAGGCAGGTTACGGTGATGTTGTTGGTAAGATTACTGCGATCGCAGATTGGGATTTATCAGTTAAGGCCAATAACGATTATCGTTGCGATACTTGTGTTACATTAGTTAACAGAGCATTAGACAAGTGTTTTGCAAAAGCAGAAGGATTAAAGGAAAGAGATCCTGAGTCACTTGGAGCATTATTAGAAGCATTAACTTTAACAGGTGTTGCGATGGCATTAGTTAATATTTCCCGTCCGGCATCAGGTGCAGAGCATATGTTATCTCATTTCTGGGAAATGGATTACATTGCACGTGGATTAAATCCAAATCATCATGGAATTCAGGTTGGTGTAGCAACTCCGATTATTGCTCGTTTCTTTGAAGAATTAGCAGATATCCTTCCAGAAGGAACCGGAGCACTTTGTCCGCCTCATGAGGAGATTGAAGCACTTTTAGCAAAAGGTGGAGCACCAACAAGTCCAAAGGATATTGGTATCAGCAAAGAACTGTTCCATAACAGTTTACTGAAAGGATATACAGTACGTCCTCGTTACTCTATCATGCAGTTTGCAAAAGATAATGGACGTTTAGAAGAAATCGCAGATAAGATTACAGAAGAGATTTACGGCTAA
- a CDS encoding DUF6020 family protein, with protein sequence MWFRTVFSHKESWNYFVRNSYVKVLNGWYILGYALLAFGIFLLVGKAVTGHCIKQESSKDSLRSRGKGKNYSAKTVFLICMAVLIVFWLPYYIVFWPGFQHTDLPTQMLQFFHIRTRFQGRVITDGINIFYSNDHPFLQTMLVGGALKLGLGVHNINFGYAVYSFIQMLLFIVAFSGILATLYHFKVSVFILKISLCLYAIVPVFPLYALLIGGDSFFSVFYLFYMVGILWIFYTKGDILKNNKFIIAMIIEIILMSTSKNQGVYVAAAVFVLCLIYFKRYRIRISVCMLIPILLFQFVYCGPFFKIARVGTTGKQEALSVCFQQTARYIKYHGDEVTSQEKEAINKVLNYDVIGEKYDPNLSDPVKMTFKLEATGEDLKNYFAVWLQMGLKHPSEYIQSFIDNTYGYYTISFDNHKGVYFKPEIMNFYIGKRDWVKKDKHIVELLRKIQAEVPEKRKPIRENGVQIIKVIQKVPIFNCFFNPGTLTWLMVMGFFVLWTKRKYNSMLAFLPVFLIFGVCLLSPKNNNLRYIYPLCCMIPAMLAAAFGEKNPDL encoded by the coding sequence ATGTGGTTCCGGACTGTATTTTCGCATAAAGAATCATGGAACTATTTTGTACGAAACAGTTATGTCAAAGTATTAAATGGATGGTATATACTTGGATATGCGTTGCTGGCTTTTGGAATTTTTCTTTTAGTTGGCAAGGCTGTAACAGGGCATTGTATAAAGCAGGAAAGTTCAAAAGATTCCCTTAGAAGTAGAGGAAAGGGAAAGAATTATAGTGCCAAAACAGTATTTTTAATATGCATGGCTGTATTAATTGTTTTTTGGTTACCATATTACATTGTTTTCTGGCCGGGATTTCAGCATACAGATTTGCCAACGCAGATGTTGCAGTTTTTTCATATCCGTACGAGATTTCAGGGGAGAGTTATAACAGATGGAATCAATATATTTTATAGTAATGATCATCCTTTTTTACAAACAATGTTAGTTGGCGGGGCACTTAAACTGGGACTTGGAGTTCATAATATCAATTTTGGATATGCAGTATATAGTTTTATTCAAATGCTCTTATTTATTGTAGCTTTCAGTGGTATTTTAGCTACGTTATATCATTTCAAAGTAAGTGTATTTATATTAAAGATAAGCTTGTGTTTATATGCCATAGTTCCTGTTTTTCCACTATATGCTTTATTAATAGGTGGTGATAGCTTTTTTTCTGTTTTTTATCTGTTTTATATGGTAGGAATTTTATGGATTTTTTATACAAAGGGTGACATTCTGAAAAATAATAAATTTATAATTGCAATGATAATAGAAATAATCCTTATGTCTACATCTAAAAATCAAGGAGTATATGTTGCAGCGGCAGTTTTTGTACTTTGTTTAATCTACTTTAAAAGATATAGGATAAGGATATCCGTATGTATGTTAATACCAATATTATTATTTCAGTTTGTATATTGTGGTCCATTTTTTAAAATTGCCAGAGTTGGTACTACAGGAAAACAGGAAGCTTTATCTGTTTGTTTTCAGCAGACAGCCAGATATATAAAATATCATGGAGATGAAGTTACATCCCAAGAAAAAGAAGCGATTAATAAAGTTTTAAATTATGATGTGATTGGAGAAAAGTATGATCCGAATCTATCCGATCCTGTAAAAATGACATTTAAGTTAGAAGCGACAGGAGAGGATTTAAAAAATTATTTTGCTGTCTGGCTTCAAATGGGGTTAAAACATCCCAGCGAATATATACAATCATTTATAGACAATACATATGGTTATTATACTATTAGTTTTGATAATCATAAGGGAGTATATTTTAAACCGGAAATTATGAATTTTTATATTGGTAAACGTGATTGGGTAAAAAAGGATAAACATATTGTAGAATTATTAAGAAAAATTCAGGCAGAAGTACCGGAAAAACGGAAACCTATTAGGGAAAACGGAGTACAAATAATAAAAGTAATTCAAAAAGTTCCGATTTTTAATTGCTTTTTTAATCCGGGAACGCTCACTTGGCTTATGGTAATGGGATTTTTTGTATTGTGGACAAAAAGAAAATATAATTCTATGCTTGCCTTTTTGCCAGTATTTTTGATTTTTGGTGTATGTTTGCTTTCGCCTAAAAATAATAATCTTCGATATATTTATCCACTTTGTTGTATGATACCGGCGATGCTGGCAGCGGCATTTGGAGAGAAAAATCCTGATTTATAG
- a CDS encoding HAD-IIA family hydrolase has product MQKKEDALKGVKLFVLDMDGTVYLGDQLIEGALDFIREVDASEDRDFIFFTNNASRVPAVYVEKLHKLGLDVEESKVVTAGDVCAEFLKVNYPGARVYLNGTPVLEENWKEKGINLVEEDPDVAVQSFDTTLTYHKLDRICHYVRNGVPFIATHMDTNCPTEYGFMPDCGAMCSLITDSTGVKPRFLGKPWKETVDMVAEITGYKAEEMAFVGDRLYTDVATGVNNGAKGFLVLTGEADMQTVAESDVEPTCIYDSLNEMRKYL; this is encoded by the coding sequence ATGCAGAAAAAGGAAGACGCATTAAAAGGTGTGAAACTATTTGTCCTTGATATGGATGGAACAGTATATTTAGGTGATCAGCTGATTGAAGGTGCATTAGATTTCATTCGTGAGGTAGATGCATCAGAAGACAGAGATTTCATTTTCTTTACGAACAATGCTTCTCGTGTCCCTGCAGTTTATGTTGAAAAGCTTCATAAGCTGGGACTTGATGTAGAGGAAAGTAAAGTTGTAACAGCTGGAGATGTCTGTGCAGAATTTTTGAAGGTGAATTATCCGGGAGCAAGAGTTTATCTCAATGGTACTCCTGTTCTGGAAGAGAACTGGAAGGAAAAAGGAATTAATCTTGTAGAAGAAGATCCAGATGTTGCAGTACAGAGTTTTGATACAACATTAACTTATCATAAACTAGATCGAATCTGTCACTACGTAAGAAATGGTGTTCCGTTTATTGCAACACATATGGATACAAACTGCCCGACAGAGTATGGATTTATGCCTGATTGTGGAGCAATGTGCAGTCTTATTACAGATTCTACAGGAGTGAAGCCTCGTTTCCTTGGAAAGCCATGGAAAGAAACAGTAGATATGGTTGCAGAGATTACAGGTTATAAGGCAGAAGAGATGGCTTTTGTTGGCGATCGCTTATATACAGATGTGGCAACAGGCGTGAATAACGGAGCGAAAGGATTTCTTGTTTTAACCGGGGAAGCAGATATGCAGACTGTAGCTGAATCTGACGTAGAGCCAACTTGTATCTATGATTCTTTAAATGAAATGAGAAAATATCTGTAG
- a CDS encoding sugar-binding transcriptional regulator, translating to MRKVIDDPRLMVRVCDLYYNQGISQQQIAKDLNLSRPTVSRVLALAKEQGIVKISISNVNAVEHWELERRLEKEFGLREVIIVGENSSEDGMKESLGEAAARYLEYTIKDGNIVGVSMGSTLFEVVSHVVHPAAQKVTFVPLVGGVGRVRMELHANSLAESLSRIYNGKFVPLHAPARVSSRNIRDELLKEDSLLPAIYLTQKLDIAIVGIGYPNEKSAIMATGYFKENEIESLIDRKVAGELCMQFYDIYGDTAPYKDDNNVIGMDISMLRSVPRSIGIAGGVEKLRAVRGAINGHYINTLITDIECAEALISE from the coding sequence ATGAGGAAGGTAATTGATGATCCACGCCTGATGGTTCGGGTATGCGATTTGTATTATAATCAGGGTATCAGCCAGCAGCAGATTGCCAAGGACCTGAATTTATCCAGACCGACGGTATCTAGAGTGTTGGCGCTTGCTAAGGAGCAGGGAATTGTAAAGATTAGTATTTCCAATGTGAATGCAGTAGAGCATTGGGAGCTTGAGAGAAGACTTGAGAAAGAATTTGGTCTTCGGGAAGTAATCATTGTAGGAGAGAATTCCTCAGAGGATGGGATGAAGGAGTCGCTTGGAGAAGCGGCCGCCAGATATTTGGAATATACGATTAAAGATGGGAATATAGTAGGTGTTTCTATGGGTTCCACTTTATTTGAAGTCGTGTCCCATGTTGTACATCCTGCCGCACAGAAAGTTACATTTGTTCCGTTAGTCGGTGGAGTTGGAAGAGTTCGTATGGAGCTTCATGCGAACAGTCTGGCGGAATCACTGTCTCGTATATATAATGGTAAGTTTGTACCGCTGCATGCACCGGCCCGCGTTTCCAGCAGAAATATCCGAGATGAGCTTTTGAAAGAAGATAGTTTATTACCGGCGATTTATCTGACACAGAAATTAGATATTGCAATAGTTGGTATCGGATATCCGAATGAGAAGTCAGCAATTATGGCGACGGGATATTTTAAGGAGAATGAGATAGAATCTCTTATTGACCGTAAGGTAGCCGGAGAGCTATGTATGCAGTTTTATGATATTTACGGAGATACTGCTCCGTATAAAGATGATAATAATGTTATTGGAATGGATATCAGTATGCTTCGCTCTGTTCCACGTTCTATCGGTATTGCCGGAGGTGTTGAGAAGCTTCGGGCAGTCAGAGGAGCGATTAACGGACACTATATTAATACGTTGATTACAGATATTGAATGTGCAGAGGCATTGATATCTGAATAA
- a CDS encoding energy-coupling factor ABC transporter substrate-binding protein: MTKNTKTVVILLVIAALIAIVPLFALKGAEFGGSDDAGSEMISEIQGKEYEPWFTPVLETALGGELPGEIESLIFCLQTGIGVGIVAFVLGRFVERKKWQDKDNNSTSSK; the protein is encoded by the coding sequence ATGACAAAAAATACAAAAACAGTAGTTATTTTATTAGTAATTGCAGCATTGATCGCAATTGTTCCACTGTTTGCGCTTAAAGGTGCAGAATTTGGTGGATCTGATGATGCCGGTAGCGAAATGATTTCTGAAATTCAGGGAAAAGAATATGAACCATGGTTCACACCAGTACTTGAAACAGCACTTGGTGGAGAACTTCCTGGAGAAATCGAAAGCTTAATCTTCTGTCTTCAGACAGGAATCGGAGTAGGAATCGTAGCATTCGTACTTGGACGATTTGTAGAAAGAAAGAAGTGGCAGGATAAAGATAACAATTCTACGTCTTCTAAATAA
- a CDS encoding FGGY-family carbohydrate kinase: protein MAEYLMGIDAGTGSVRVALFDFRGQNRAYAVAEYGTTYPKNGWAEQSDYEWFEALKKAIPECIKKAGIAADNIAAITCDATTNTLVYLDENDTSVRPPILWMDVRATEEASFIDTIREEYDATKFYKPGFRADTMVPKCMWVKKNEPENWAKTKTIMEFEDWLNWKLTGRKTVSMSVAAFRWNYDDKNGGYPVDFYNAVGLDDVVDKFPEPVLKVGEVVGNISAEAAEIFGLSKKTVVVEGTADCNACMFGVGGVRPNGMTLIGGTSTCLLGLSEEEFHVDGVNGTYPNCMYDGTSLLEGGQTAAGSILTWFKNNLLPAAWMQEAVNRNMNIYDLITEKASSVPIGCDGLVMMDYFQGNRAPYADSKARGMFWGLSIGTTPAHLARAVYEGVAYGANHCIVSMKKAGYDVKEIYACGGLAQSDFWMQMHADIIGVPMYTTVESQSAGCLGDCIIAAVGVGIYPNFWEAADSMIRVDKEYIPNMEAHKEYQFYMERYMETWPQMKEIVHKTVDHNNKK from the coding sequence ATGGCAGAATATTTAATGGGTATTGATGCAGGAACCGGTAGTGTACGAGTAGCGTTATTTGATTTTAGAGGACAGAATCGTGCATACGCTGTTGCAGAGTATGGAACAACTTATCCTAAAAATGGATGGGCAGAGCAGAGCGACTACGAATGGTTTGAGGCATTAAAGAAAGCAATTCCTGAGTGTATCAAGAAGGCTGGTATCGCAGCAGATAATATCGCAGCGATTACCTGTGATGCTACAACAAACACATTAGTGTACTTAGATGAGAATGATACTTCTGTACGTCCACCGATTCTCTGGATGGATGTTCGTGCGACAGAAGAAGCATCCTTCATCGATACTATTCGCGAAGAATATGATGCAACGAAGTTCTATAAACCAGGATTTAGAGCAGACACTATGGTTCCAAAGTGTATGTGGGTTAAGAAGAACGAGCCTGAAAACTGGGCAAAAACTAAGACGATCATGGAATTTGAAGACTGGCTGAACTGGAAGCTTACAGGAAGAAAAACAGTAAGTATGTCTGTTGCAGCATTCCGTTGGAACTATGATGATAAAAATGGTGGATATCCAGTAGACTTCTATAATGCAGTAGGACTTGATGATGTTGTTGATAAGTTCCCAGAACCAGTATTAAAGGTAGGAGAAGTTGTTGGTAATATCAGTGCAGAAGCTGCAGAAATCTTTGGTCTTAGCAAAAAGACAGTTGTAGTAGAAGGTACAGCAGACTGTAATGCATGTATGTTTGGTGTTGGTGGTGTAAGACCAAACGGTATGACATTAATTGGTGGAACATCTACCTGTCTGTTAGGTCTTTCCGAAGAAGAATTCCACGTAGACGGTGTAAATGGAACATATCCAAACTGTATGTATGACGGAACCAGCTTGTTAGAAGGTGGACAGACAGCAGCAGGTTCTATTCTGACATGGTTCAAGAATAACCTTCTTCCGGCAGCATGGATGCAGGAAGCTGTAAACCGTAACATGAATATCTATGATCTCATCACAGAAAAAGCATCTTCTGTTCCGATCGGATGTGACGGTCTCGTTATGATGGATTACTTCCAGGGTAACAGAGCTCCTTATGCAGACTCAAAAGCAAGAGGAATGTTCTGGGGATTATCTATCGGTACAACACCAGCTCATCTTGCAAGAGCGGTATATGAAGGTGTTGCTTATGGTGCAAACCATTGTATCGTCAGCATGAAAAAGGCTGGATATGATGTAAAAGAAATCTACGCATGTGGTGGTTTAGCACAGTCTGACTTCTGGATGCAGATGCATGCCGATATTATCGGAGTACCAATGTATACAACAGTAGAGAGCCAGAGTGCAGGATGTCTTGGTGACTGTATCATCGCCGCTGTTGGTGTTGGAATCTATCCTAACTTCTGGGAAGCAGCAGACAGTATGATTCGTGTAGATAAAGAGTACATTCCTAACATGGAAGCACATAAAGAATATCAGTTCTATATGGAAAGATATATGGAAACATGGCCACAGATGAAAGAAATCGTACATAAAACAGTAGACCACAACAACAAAAAATAG
- a CDS encoding RpiB/LacA/LacB family sugar-phosphate isomerase gives MKVVFGCDPNATQFKLDLMEYVKSLGHEVADLGSDDPIYANTAIEVAKAVAAKEYDRGIIVCGTGIGVSIAANKVKGAYAACIHDVYQAQRAQLSNHANIITMGSQVIGIELAKQLVKEYLSVEWDPNCRSVAKVQRIIDFENEE, from the coding sequence ATGAAAGTAGTATTTGGATGTGATCCTAACGCAACACAGTTTAAATTAGACTTAATGGAATATGTAAAGAGTCTTGGACATGAAGTAGCAGACTTAGGAAGTGATGATCCGATTTATGCGAATACAGCCATTGAAGTAGCAAAAGCTGTAGCTGCTAAAGAATATGACAGAGGTATCATCGTTTGTGGAACAGGTATTGGTGTTTCTATTGCAGCCAATAAAGTAAAAGGAGCTTATGCTGCATGTATTCATGATGTATATCAGGCTCAGAGAGCACAGCTTTCTAATCATGCAAACATTATTACTATGGGTTCACAGGTTATCGGAATCGAACTTGCAAAACAGCTTGTTAAAGAATATCTTTCTGTAGAATGGGATCCTAACTGCAGATCTGTTGCAAAAGTACAGAGAATCATTGACTTTGAAAATGAAGAATAA
- a CDS encoding cupin domain-containing protein, with protein MSRFMEIKSKDIEKAFEDERRQYFVGNLKKPQHIPFVKSDNTEMGLTAYDKFTGEPAHRHSVAKEYAYVISGRTQYMDLDTREVYEYRAGDFFATFPGTTYVQKSEAGTKMIFVKEPSINDKELVPMDEEAKKWMETEF; from the coding sequence ATGAGTCGTTTTATGGAAATAAAATCAAAGGATATAGAGAAAGCCTTTGAAGATGAGAGAAGACAGTATTTCGTTGGAAACTTAAAGAAACCACAACATATCCCTTTTGTTAAGTCAGACAATACGGAAATGGGATTAACTGCTTATGATAAATTCACTGGTGAGCCGGCTCATCGTCACTCTGTGGCAAAAGAATATGCTTATGTCATTTCCGGTAGAACACAGTATATGGACCTTGATACAAGAGAAGTATATGAATATCGTGCGGGCGATTTCTTTGCGACCTTTCCGGGAACAACTTATGTTCAGAAATCCGAAGCTGGAACAAAGATGATCTTTGTAAAAGAACCATCGATTAATGATAAAGAGCTTGTACCGATGGACGAAGAAGCTAAAAAATGGATGGAAACGGAATTCTGA
- the rpiB gene encoding ribose 5-phosphate isomerase B, translating into MSEVKVIGIGNDHAAVDLKNEIKAYLEEKGYKVVNYGTDSSESCDYPIYGAKVGHAVASGEVDAGVLICGTGIGISIAANKVKGVRAAVVSEPVSARLTKEHNNANIIAFGARIVGSEMAKAIVDAWLDAKYIGSGRHERRVNMIEEEAAKYNK; encoded by the coding sequence ATGTCAGAAGTAAAAGTAATCGGAATTGGTAATGACCATGCAGCAGTAGATCTTAAGAATGAGATCAAGGCATATCTTGAGGAAAAAGGTTATAAGGTAGTAAATTATGGAACAGATTCTTCCGAAAGCTGTGATTATCCAATCTACGGAGCAAAAGTAGGCCACGCAGTTGCAAGTGGAGAGGTAGATGCCGGTGTTTTAATCTGTGGAACAGGAATCGGTATCTCTATTGCAGCCAATAAAGTAAAGGGTGTACGAGCTGCCGTTGTCAGTGAACCGGTGTCCGCAAGATTAACAAAAGAACACAACAATGCAAATATTATTGCATTTGGTGCAAGAATTGTTGGAAGTGAGATGGCTAAAGCAATCGTAGACGCATGGCTTGATGCTAAATATATCGGAAGCGGCCGTCACGAGAGACGCGTAAACATGATTGAAGAGGAAGCAGCAAAGTATAATAAATAA
- a CDS encoding energy-coupling factor ABC transporter permease: MSKKQKSLAVLASVFLMLFTIAPVSNAMHIMEGFLPVKYCILWGVICVPFLVIGFMNIKKVLGNDRRTLTVLALTGAFVFVLSSLKIPSVTGSCSHMTGTGLGAILFGPCVTSILGIIVLIFQAILLAHGGLTTLGANCFSMAIAGPIISWVLYKLLQKANVNKRVAIFVAAFLGDLFTYCVTSFQLALAYPSEVGGVGASIVKFLGIFATTQLPLAVIEGILTVVIVIALETYAKDELSSLEF; encoded by the coding sequence ATGTCTAAAAAACAAAAGAGTCTTGCAGTTCTTGCGAGCGTATTTTTAATGCTTTTTACAATCGCACCAGTTTCTAATGCGATGCACATCATGGAGGGATTCCTTCCAGTGAAATACTGTATCTTATGGGGAGTAATCTGTGTACCATTTTTAGTAATCGGTTTTATGAATATCAAAAAGGTACTTGGAAATGACAGAAGAACTCTTACAGTACTTGCTTTAACAGGTGCTTTCGTGTTCGTACTTTCATCTTTAAAGATTCCTTCAGTAACAGGAAGCTGTTCCCATATGACAGGTACAGGTCTTGGAGCAATCTTATTTGGACCATGTGTAACAAGTATTTTAGGTATCATCGTATTAATCTTCCAGGCAATCTTACTTGCACATGGTGGATTAACAACATTAGGAGCTAACTGCTTCTCTATGGCAATTGCTGGACCAATCATTTCCTGGGTATTATATAAATTACTTCAGAAAGCAAATGTAAATAAGAGAGTAGCTATATTCGTTGCGGCATTCTTAGGTGATTTATTTACATATTGTGTAACAAGCTTCCAGCTTGCACTTGCTTATCCTTCAGAAGTTGGTGGTGTAGGAGCATCCATCGTAAAATTCCTTGGAATCTTCGCTACAACACAGCTTCCATTAGCAGTTATCGAAGGTATTCTTACTGTAGTTATCGTTATTGCACTTGAGACATATGCAAAAGACGAATTAAGCAGTCTGGAATTTTAA